The genomic region TCGGTCTCCCTGGTCGAGGTCTGATCGGCGTGCGCGTCAGCGCCGGACCGCGGTCCCGGCGGTCTTCGGTACGGCGTTCTTCGGTAGGGCGGTCCCGCGTCCCGCGGTCTTCGGTACGGCGGTCCCGCGTCCAGCGGTCTTGGGTCCGGCGGTCTTCCGTCCGGCGGACGCCAGCGCCCCTTCGAGCGCGAAGGTCGCGGCGCCGAGACTGACGGGGTCGGTGGGGATCGGACTCAGCACGATCTCGGTGGCGGCCAGCGGCCGGGCCGGTGCCCGCCGGGACACCGCCGTACGCACCTCGTCGAGCAGCGGCTCGCCCAGTGCGGCGGCGACCCAGCTGCTGAGCACGATCACTTCCGGATTGAGCAGGCCGACCAGATCGGCGAGGGCCGCGCCGAGGCAGCGGGCCGTCTCCCGGACCACCTGGACCGCCACCCGGTCGCCGTCCGCCAGGGCCGCCCCGAGCGCGCCGATGGTCGCCGTCTGGTCGTCGGGGTGCAACAGCGGTCCGGACGGGGCCAGTTCACGCAGGTGCCGCATGATGCCGGGTGCTCCGACGTATGCCTCGATGCAGCCCCGGTTGCCGCAGTGGCAGAGCCGCCCGTCGAGCACGAGCGTGGTGTGGCCCCACTCGCCCGCCGTGTTGGTCACCCCCCGGTGCAGGGAGCCGCCCACCGCGATCCCCGCGCCCACACCCGTACCGAGATTGACCACCACCGCGTCGGAACGCCCGCGCGCCGCGCCGAACCACAGCTCGGCGACCGTGCTGGCGTGCAGCGGATTGTCCAGGTACAGCGGGTACGGCAGCCGTTCGGCCAGCAGGCTCAGCAACGGCACGTCGTGCCAGCCCCAGTTGACCGCGTACACCGAGGAACCGGCCTCACGGTCCACCTGGCCGGGCATGCTGATCCCGGCCCCCAGCACCCTCGCCGGATCGACGCCCGACCGCTCCACCACCGAGTCCACCGCCTCGGCGATGTGCGCCACCACCCGCTCCGGCTCCGTCTCACCGGGGCGCAGCCCGGTGTCCGCGCGGGCCAGCACGGTCAGGGACAGGTCGAAGATCTCGGCGTGGACGTACGTCTCCGCCACATCGACGCCGATCAGCGCACCACGGGCCGGGTCGACCGCGACGAGACCGCGGGGCCGGCCGCCCGCGGATTCCTCGAATCCGACGTCGGTGAGCAGACCGAACTCGACCAGTTCTCCCACCAGGGTGGCGACGGTCGCCAGGCTGAGCCCGGTGGCCGCCGCCAGTTCCTGCCGGGAGGCGGGGGAGTGGGCGATGATCTGCCGCAGGACGGCGTGACGGTTGGCGGTGCGGATGTCACGGGACGTGCGTGGCACGGCAGTTCTCCCTCCCCGGAAAGCCCACAGGCCCTTGGCGGGCCCCATACCGGGCCCCCGCGGCGCTCTCCGTCGCGTGGGCCGGGCGTCAGGCTAGGGCGCCCGCCACCCGATCGGCAAGGGGTTCTGAAAAGGGTTGTGAAAAGGGGATGGGTCGCGTGCGCGTCAGACGCCGCGCAGCACCGGCGCGAGGAACGCGTTGGTGAACTTGCCCTTCGGGTCCAGCTCCCGCGCCAGCCCCCGGAAGTCCGCCAGTCTCGGGTAGAGGTCCGGCAGCCGGTCGGCGGGGACGGTGAAGAGCTTCCCCCAGTGCGGGCGCGCGGCGAACGGACCGAGCGCCTCCTCCAGCAGCCCGAGCACTGGCAGCACGGCGGCCGTGTCCTTCAGCCAGGTGAAGTGCAGCGCGACGGTGTCGTGCCCGTACGCCGGGCTCAGCCACAGACCGTCGGCGGCGACCGTGCGCACCTCGCAGACCTGGAGCACCGGCGCGACCGACGCACGGATCGCGTCGACGGCGTGCAGCGCGGCGAGCGCGTGCCGCCGGTCCACCAGGTACTCCGACTGGAGCTCCTCGCCGGAACTCGGCGTGAACTCCGCCCGGAAATGCGGCAGTCGCTCGTGCCACGGCCCCGGCACCCCCTGCTGCCGGGTGCAGTGCACGGGCGACACCCCGGGTACCGGGTGCAGCGGCCCCGGCGCCTCGGGCGCCCACGGGAACTCCGGCTCCCGGTCCGCGGCGTACTTCAGCCACACCTGTCCGAAGAGCGGACCGCGCCAGTCGGTGAAGAGGCTCACGCTGTACGCGGCGGAGGTCACCGCGCCGAAGTGCTCGTCCAGGACGGACAGCGGCAGCCCGGTGTGCACCCGCTGGGCCAGTTCGAAGCCCGGCACCAGATCCAGGGTGAGCGAGGTGACGACCCCCAGCGCCCCTAGCGAGACGACGGCCCCGGCGAAACGGTCACCGTCCCGGTCGCGGCTCAGCGTCAGCAGGTCGCCCTCGGCGGTGACCAGCTCCAACTCCCTCACCGCGGTGGCGAGCCCGCCGTTCGCCACCCCGGAACCGTGCGTGCCGGTGGCCACCGAACCGGCGACGGAGATGTGCGGGAGGGAGGCCATGTTGTGCAGGGCGAGGCCGTGCCGGTGCACCTCGCGGGCCAGTTCGGCGTACCGTGTGCCCGCCGCGACCCGGACCGTCGAAGCGGCCGTGTCCACGTCGATCTCGGACGGCAGCCCGGCCACCGAGACCAGCGTGCCCCCGGTGTCGGCGATCTCGTTGAACGAGTGGCCGCTTCCCAGCGCCCGCACCCGCGCCCCGGTGGCGACGAGCCGGCGCAGTCCGCCGAGCGTGGTGGGCCGGTCGATGTGGGATGCGGTGAAGGCGATGTTCCCCGCCCAGTTCGTCAGCATCCCCGGGATGCTATCGGCCGCTCACCACCGGTTCGAGGGCGCGGCGGAACCGTCAGTGGTGCCCGGTCCCGCCCTGCGCCGCCTCGATGCCGCCGTGCAGATCCTTCGCGGCGTCGAGCGCTCCGGCGGCCGACAGCGACAGACAGACCAGCAGCGCGGCGGCGACCGTCCGGGCGGCCCGGCCGCGCCGCCCGTGCCCGGCGCGGCCGGTGGGGTGGCGCCCCAGCAGCGCGGCGACCCGGCGCGGGACCGGGCCCGCGGTGGCCGCCAGTACGACGCTCGGCCGGGCGGCGGGCGCCCGGTGCGCGGCCAGCGCGGCACGGCCGATCGCCCGCGCCGCGAGGGAACGGTCACCGACGGCCCCGGCCGCCGACTCGTCCGCGCAGCGCTCCAGGGCGTAGCCGAGCGGGGCCCGCAGCGCGCGCAGCGCCGGATGGCAGAGCGCGGCCAGTTCGGCCGCCGCGATGAACAGGTGATGGCGGCCCGCGAGGTGCGCCCGCTCATGGGCGAAGAGGGCTTCGCGCTCGGCCGGTGCGAGGGCGTCGAGCATTCCGGTCGTGACGACGATCCGGCCCGGCCTGCCGGGCAGTGCGTACGCGTCGGGAGCGGCGTCGCGCACCACGGCCAGTTCACCCGCACCGCCGTGCCGGCGCCGGGCCTCGCGGAGCTCGGCGCGCTGCCGCAGCACGGTCCGTACCAGCGCGGCGGTGCAGACGGCCAGCGCGAGGGCGGCTGCCACGGCCGTCACGGCGGTGGCAGGACCGCTGTCGGCCGGTGGGTGGATCAGCTCACCGAGCGCGGCGACCGGTGGCAGCCGCAGGGCGCCCGCCACGACCAGCAGACCCAGCGCCGCCGCGGAGCAGCTGCCGAGCGTCAGCGCGGCGGCGGTCAGCAGCCGGACGGCCTGCCGCGGGGACAGCAGCTCGGCCAGCCGGCGGGCCGCGGGAGCCGCGAGCAGCGGCATCAGCAGGGGCACCCACACGGCGTAGATCACTTGCCCTCACCCTCCAGCAGCTCGCGCAGCAGCCGCTCGTCGTCGGAGCTCAGCCGGGACACGAACCGGGCGAGGACCGTGGAGCGGTCCTCCTCCTTCTCCAGTTCGGTGTGCATCCGGCGGGCGGTGAGGCCGGGGGAGTCCTCGGTCGGGGTGTACGCGAAGCCGCGTCCCGAGCGGGTCCGGCCCACCCACCCCTTTTCGTACAGCCTGCTCAGGATCGTGGTCACGGTGGTGCGGGCGAGCCCACTGCCGAGGGTCCGCTGCACATCCGCGGGCGTCAGCGGTCCGTCGGCGGCCCACAGCGTCGCCAGTACGCTCGCCTCCAGCTCTCCGGCCGGCCGCCGCTCTGGGTGCTCCTCGGTCATGGGGATCTTTCCTCCGGAATGCCGTCCACGCTGCCGTGGGCGGTCTGCGTCGCCGTGGTCGGGTGGGGTCCGCGGTGAGTGGCCCGACCACCATCCCCGACCACCATTATGGGAGACCGCGCCGCGGGGGTGTTCCCGCCCCTGACTCGCCGGACCGCTGGAGCGCGGCCAGCCGGGCCCCGGCGGCCGACAGCAGCAGTTCCAGGGCCGTCGGATAGGCGCTGAGGTTCATTCTGGCCACCAGGTGCCGGGAGGCCGCCGCGATGTTCGGATGGCTGTCGGCGGGCAGCTCGGCGTAGGTCGCCCGCCAGACGTCGTCGTCCGCGCCCCGCGCCTCCGGCGGCAGGGCCTCCGCCGCCGCGTCCAGTGCGGCGAACGCCAGCGTCTGGTCGACGAACGCGTGGTAGATCCGCACCGCCTCGGTCTCGGGGAAACCGGCTCCGCGCAGCACACCGAGGATCGCCTCCACCGACCGGATCTCGTTCGCCCTGCCGGTGGCCCGGCAGGAGCTGAGCACGGCGGCCTGTGGGTGGGCGAGCGCCCCCGAGTGGATGCGGAGACCCAGGTCCCGCAGATCGGCACGCCAGTCGCCGGTCGGCTGCCAGGCGCGCATCGCCAGGCCGATGAGCTCGTCTGCGACGGCGAGCAGCAGATCGTCGGTGTCGCGGAAGTAGCGGTACAGGGCGCTCGGGTCGGCGCCCAGCGCCGCGCCCAGGCGGCGTACGGTCAGGGCCGCGGCGCCGTGCTCCCGCAGCAGCCGCAGGGCCGTCGCGACGATCAGTTCCTCGGACAGGACGACGCCCGTCTTGGTCGGACGCCTGCGCCGCCGATCCGGCGCCGGGACCACTCGCTCAGCCACCCACTGCCTCCCTCCACCGCCCTGTGCTGCGGGAACCTTACGTCAACGGCATTGACCTGTTAAGACCTTCGGCGTTTTATGGCCAGCCACCGGGCCGGTACATCGGCCCCGCGGTGAGAGCGGAGCGTGCTGTGACAGCAACGGAAAGTCCCCTGGGAACAGACCCACCGGAGAGTCTGCGCCGGTCCATGGGTGTCCTGGACACGGTTGCCATCGCGGCCTCCAGCACCGCGGCGACCTCCAGTATCGGGATCGGCCTCGGTGTGACCGCGGCCGCCGTCGGGCTGCACCTGCCCGCCATCATGCTGCTGGCCTTCCTGCCGATCCTCGGCATCGCGGGCGCCTTCGTCCGGCTCAACGCGGTCGAGCCCAACGCGGGCAGCGGCTACGTGTGGGTGGGGCGTTCCATCAGCCCCTGGCTCGGATTCCTCACCGGCTGGATCAACATCGTCGGCACGGTGGTCTTCCTCTCGTACACCACCGCCGTGACCGGGTCCGCGGTCATGCAACTCGCGGGTGAGGCCGGACTGCACTCGGTCGGCGGCCTGGTCCTCGACCCGGACTCCACCGCGCAGACCACGGCCGTCGGACTGGTGATCCTGGCCGGAGTCACCTTCACCGCCGTCACGGGGGTCCGCAGCGCCGCCCGGTTCCAGACCGCGCTGCTGGTCTTCGAGTACGCCGTACTGCTCGGCTTCTGCGGCTACGCGCTCTTCGCGGGCAGCCATCCCTTCAGCCTCGAC from Streptomyces sp. NBC_01267 harbors:
- a CDS encoding ROK family transcriptional regulator, yielding MPRTSRDIRTANRHAVLRQIIAHSPASRQELAAATGLSLATVATLVGELVEFGLLTDVGFEESAGGRPRGLVAVDPARGALIGVDVAETYVHAEIFDLSLTVLARADTGLRPGETEPERVVAHIAEAVDSVVERSGVDPARVLGAGISMPGQVDREAGSSVYAVNWGWHDVPLLSLLAERLPYPLYLDNPLHASTVAELWFGAARGRSDAVVVNLGTGVGAGIAVGGSLHRGVTNTAGEWGHTTLVLDGRLCHCGNRGCIEAYVGAPGIMRHLRELAPSGPLLHPDDQTATIGALGAALADGDRVAVQVVRETARCLGAALADLVGLLNPEVIVLSSWVAAALGEPLLDEVRTAVSRRAPARPLAATEIVLSPIPTDPVSLGAATFALEGALASAGRKTAGPKTAGRGTAVPKTAGRGTALPKNAVPKTAGTAVRR
- a CDS encoding FAD-binding protein translates to MLTNWAGNIAFTASHIDRPTTLGGLRRLVATGARVRALGSGHSFNEIADTGGTLVSVAGLPSEIDVDTAASTVRVAAGTRYAELAREVHRHGLALHNMASLPHISVAGSVATGTHGSGVANGGLATAVRELELVTAEGDLLTLSRDRDGDRFAGAVVSLGALGVVTSLTLDLVPGFELAQRVHTGLPLSVLDEHFGAVTSAAYSVSLFTDWRGPLFGQVWLKYAADREPEFPWAPEAPGPLHPVPGVSPVHCTRQQGVPGPWHERLPHFRAEFTPSSGEELQSEYLVDRRHALAALHAVDAIRASVAPVLQVCEVRTVAADGLWLSPAYGHDTVALHFTWLKDTAAVLPVLGLLEEALGPFAARPHWGKLFTVPADRLPDLYPRLADFRGLARELDPKGKFTNAFLAPVLRGV
- a CDS encoding M56 family metallopeptidase — translated: MIYAVWVPLLMPLLAAPAARRLAELLSPRQAVRLLTAAALTLGSCSAAALGLLVVAGALRLPPVAALGELIHPPADSGPATAVTAVAAALALAVCTAALVRTVLRQRAELREARRRHGGAGELAVVRDAAPDAYALPGRPGRIVVTTGMLDALAPAEREALFAHERAHLAGRHHLFIAAAELAALCHPALRALRAPLGYALERCADESAAGAVGDRSLAARAIGRAALAAHRAPAARPSVVLAATAGPVPRRVAALLGRHPTGRAGHGRRGRAARTVAAALLVCLSLSAAGALDAAKDLHGGIEAAQGGTGHH
- a CDS encoding BlaI/MecI/CopY family transcriptional regulator; amino-acid sequence: MTEEHPERRPAGELEASVLATLWAADGPLTPADVQRTLGSGLARTTVTTILSRLYEKGWVGRTRSGRGFAYTPTEDSPGLTARRMHTELEKEEDRSTVLARFVSRLSSDDERLLRELLEGEGK
- a CDS encoding TetR/AcrR family transcriptional regulator, giving the protein MAERVVPAPDRRRRRPTKTGVVLSEELIVATALRLLREHGAAALTVRRLGAALGADPSALYRYFRDTDDLLLAVADELIGLAMRAWQPTGDWRADLRDLGLRIHSGALAHPQAAVLSSCRATGRANEIRSVEAILGVLRGAGFPETEAVRIYHAFVDQTLAFAALDAAAEALPPEARGADDDVWRATYAELPADSHPNIAAASRHLVARMNLSAYPTALELLLSAAGARLAALQRSGESGAGTPPRRGLP